One part of the uncultured Celeribacter sp. genome encodes these proteins:
- the glpK gene encoding glycerol kinase GlpK, producing MTHILAIDQGTTSTRSILFDDRLSIVASAQEEFEQHYPASGWVEHDPADLWSTTAATCRSAVERAGLGVADIAAIGITNQRETTLVWDRKTGRAVHNAIVWQDRRTSEMCKALKAEGFEERVTKRTGLLLDPYFSATKLAWILDNVEGLRARAEAGELAFGTVDSWLVWNLTGGKAHVTDATNAARTMLYDIRKGRWSKTICDKLNIPMSMLPEVKDCAANFGETRPDLFGRPIPILGIAGDQQAATVGQACFKPGMIKSTYGTGCFALLNTGDTPVMSKNRLLTTIAYQLDGKPTYALEGSIFIAGAVVQWLRDGLKIIRDARETQPLAEGSDPTQDLVLVPAFTGLGAPYWNAECRGAIYGLSRNSGPAEIARAALESVGFQTRDLFEAMQADWDGMGETALRVDGGMSASDYAMQFLADILDAPVERPADLETTAKGAAWLAGHKAGILPEMEEFAAVWSATSRFDPDMDDQDRRAKYAAWKKAVQSTIDFAS from the coding sequence ATGACCCATATTCTGGCCATTGATCAAGGCACCACATCCACCCGTTCAATCCTCTTTGACGACAGGCTTTCCATCGTCGCCTCGGCGCAGGAAGAATTCGAACAGCACTATCCGGCAAGCGGATGGGTCGAACATGATCCCGCGGATCTGTGGTCGACGACGGCTGCGACCTGTCGCTCGGCTGTCGAACGTGCCGGTCTGGGTGTCGCAGATATTGCTGCCATCGGGATCACCAACCAGCGTGAGACTACATTGGTTTGGGACCGCAAGACCGGTCGGGCTGTGCACAATGCCATCGTTTGGCAGGATCGCCGCACCTCAGAGATGTGCAAGGCGCTCAAGGCCGAGGGGTTCGAAGAACGGGTGACCAAGCGCACGGGGCTTTTGCTCGATCCGTATTTTTCGGCGACCAAACTGGCGTGGATCCTGGACAACGTCGAGGGGCTGCGTGCCCGCGCCGAGGCCGGGGAACTGGCCTTTGGCACTGTGGACAGCTGGCTGGTGTGGAACCTGACAGGCGGCAAGGCCCATGTCACGGACGCCACCAATGCCGCGCGCACCATGCTTTACGACATTCGCAAGGGGCGCTGGTCCAAAACCATTTGTGACAAGCTCAACATCCCGATGTCGATGCTGCCCGAAGTCAAGGACTGTGCGGCGAATTTTGGCGAAACCCGCCCCGATCTGTTCGGCCGTCCGATTCCCATTCTGGGCATTGCGGGCGATCAGCAGGCGGCCACCGTCGGGCAGGCCTGTTTCAAACCGGGCATGATCAAATCGACCTATGGCACGGGTTGTTTTGCGCTCCTGAACACCGGGGACACCCCGGTGATGTCGAAGAACCGCTTGTTGACCACCATCGCCTATCAATTGGATGGCAAGCCCACCTACGCGCTGGAAGGGTCGATCTTTATCGCGGGCGCCGTGGTGCAATGGCTGCGCGACGGGCTGAAGATCATCCGTGACGCACGCGAAACCCAGCCGCTGGCCGAAGGCTCCGATCCGACGCAGGATCTGGTTCTGGTGCCTGCCTTCACCGGGTTGGGCGCGCCCTATTGGAATGCCGAATGCCGCGGCGCGATCTACGGGCTGAGCCGCAACTCCGGCCCTGCCGAGATCGCCCGGGCGGCGCTGGAAAGCGTCGGCTTTCAGACCCGCGACCTGTTCGAGGCGATGCAGGCGGATTGGGATGGCATGGGGGAAACCGCGCTGCGCGTGGACGGGGGCATGAGCGCCTCTGACTATGCGATGCAGTTTCTGGCCGATATCCTTGATGCGCCGGTGGAACGTCCGGCAGATCTGGAAACGACCGCCAAAGGGGCGGCTTGGCTGGCCGGGCACAAGGCGGGCATCCTGCCGGAGATGGAAGAATTCGCGGCGGTCTGGTCGGCCACCTCGCGCTTTGATCCCGATATGGACGATCAGGACCGCCGCGCAAAATACGCCGCATGGAAAAAGGCCGTGCAATCGACCATCGACTTCGCCTCATGA
- a CDS encoding ABC transporter permease, translating into MSVLITFLKAVLNALRDVLADPGARSTMVAAIFIYSLLYPQPYVGELVRDVPVVAIDQDNSTASRAFLRNLDASDRVEIVQSVATMEAARAVFYQRDAYGIVLIPQDFEQDLLSNRPAPVAAFGDGSYLLIYSNLMSAVSGVARNLGAQVNYNRLTARGVDDGQARALIAPVTVTSIPVFNPSGGYAAYIVPAAFVLILQQTLLMGIGLLHAGRPLPKGVNLVATPVAYVALYTLWTLFTQLFLPFAYDIPRTGDIATLMMVSLPFLCASTAMGFAVAIAIPWREGVVFFLVVLGLPLFFLSGISWPVESIPAPLHLLALLVPSSSAIPAIVAVDQMGAQARDVAGTIELQLALTVGYTLLAVLLAWLTRHRHHAAADDGVTQQPKTQA; encoded by the coding sequence ATGAGCGTTCTCATCACATTCCTCAAAGCCGTCTTGAATGCCTTGCGCGACGTTCTGGCCGACCCCGGCGCGCGTTCGACCATGGTCGCGGCGATTTTCATCTACAGCCTGCTCTATCCTCAGCCCTATGTCGGCGAGCTCGTACGTGACGTGCCTGTGGTGGCGATCGATCAGGACAATTCCACTGCCAGCCGAGCCTTTCTCCGCAACCTCGATGCCAGCGACCGTGTGGAAATCGTGCAGTCGGTCGCGACTATGGAGGCCGCCCGCGCCGTCTTCTACCAGCGCGACGCCTATGGCATCGTCCTGATCCCGCAGGATTTCGAACAGGATCTGCTCTCCAACCGGCCCGCCCCGGTGGCCGCCTTTGGCGATGGCAGCTATCTGCTGATCTACTCCAACCTGATGTCTGCGGTCTCTGGCGTGGCCCGAAACCTTGGCGCGCAGGTGAACTACAACCGCCTCACCGCGCGCGGTGTAGATGACGGTCAGGCCCGCGCTCTGATTGCCCCGGTCACAGTCACCAGCATTCCGGTCTTCAACCCCTCCGGAGGCTACGCCGCCTATATCGTGCCAGCGGCCTTTGTTCTGATCCTGCAACAAACATTGCTGATGGGCATCGGATTGCTGCACGCCGGGCGCCCTCTGCCCAAAGGCGTGAACCTTGTCGCCACCCCTGTGGCCTATGTCGCGCTCTACACGCTTTGGACGCTGTTCACCCAGCTGTTCTTGCCCTTTGCCTATGACATCCCGCGCACCGGCGACATCGCCACGCTGATGATGGTGAGCCTGCCGTTCCTCTGCGCCAGCACCGCCATGGGCTTTGCCGTGGCCATCGCCATTCCCTGGCGTGAAGGCGTTGTCTTTTTCCTCGTCGTTCTCGGGCTGCCGCTGTTCTTTCTGTCAGGTATCTCCTGGCCGGTGGAATCCATCCCGGCACCGCTGCATCTGCTGGCGCTTCTCGTGCCGTCCTCCAGCGCGATTCCGGCCATTGTTGCCGTCGACCAGATGGGCGCGCAGGCCCGGGATGTTGCCGGAACGATCGAACTGCAACTGGCCCTGACGGTCGGCTATACATTGCTGGCTGTACTTCTGGCCTGGCTGACCCGACACCGTCACCACGCGGCTGCTGACGACGGCGTGACACAACAGCCCAAGACGCAGGCTTGA
- a CDS encoding P1 family peptidase, translated as MSSDATKPRRNLITDVPGLRVGNASDARIKTGVTVLTSEAPFIASVHVMGGAPGTRETDLLAPDKLVSDIDALVLSGGSAFGLEACSGVSDALVEMGRGHQVGPVRVPIVPGAILFDLINGGDKQWDSPPYRALGRRAFEAATPEFALGSTGAGYGALAGNVKGGLGSASAQVQGHSVGALVAVNAVGSPLTPNSRHFWAAAFEQENEFGGLGPDPRRGLHAGMAQTKLAQATSAGQNTTIAIVATDADLTKAECHRLSVAAHDGLARALVPAHTPHDGDLVFGVSTRATPISGDRAFVLSHLGAAAADCLARAIARAVYEATPEPNDLLPCWQDLPA; from the coding sequence ATGTCCTCAGATGCCACCAAGCCCCGCCGCAACCTGATTACCGATGTGCCCGGTCTGCGTGTCGGCAATGCCAGCGACGCCCGGATCAAGACCGGGGTCACGGTGCTGACGTCCGAGGCGCCTTTTATCGCCTCTGTCCATGTGATGGGCGGCGCGCCGGGGACACGGGAAACCGACCTTCTCGCTCCCGACAAACTGGTCAGCGACATCGATGCGCTGGTGCTGTCGGGCGGCTCAGCCTTCGGGCTGGAGGCCTGCTCCGGGGTCTCGGACGCGCTGGTCGAAATGGGCCGTGGGCATCAGGTCGGTCCGGTGCGCGTGCCGATTGTCCCCGGCGCTATCCTCTTCGATCTGATCAATGGCGGTGACAAACAGTGGGACAGCCCGCCCTATCGCGCTCTGGGCCGCCGCGCTTTCGAAGCAGCGACACCAGAGTTTGCACTCGGCAGCACCGGAGCCGGATATGGCGCCCTTGCCGGGAACGTCAAAGGCGGTCTGGGCTCTGCCTCCGCTCAGGTGCAGGGGCACAGCGTCGGCGCGCTGGTGGCGGTCAACGCCGTGGGCAGCCCGCTTACCCCGAACAGCCGCCACTTCTGGGCCGCAGCCTTCGAGCAGGAGAATGAGTTCGGCGGGCTGGGGCCGGATCCGCGTCGTGGCCTGCATGCGGGGATGGCACAGACCAAACTGGCACAGGCCACCAGCGCCGGGCAAAACACCACCATCGCCATCGTCGCAACAGATGCCGATCTGACCAAGGCGGAATGTCACCGGCTGTCGGTGGCCGCCCATGACGGGTTGGCCCGCGCGCTGGTGCCCGCGCACACGCCCCATGATGGCGATCTGGTATTCGGTGTTTCGACGCGCGCCACACCGATCAGCGGGGATCGTGCCTTTGTCCTGTCTCATCTCGGTGCAGCGGCTGCGGATTGTCTGGCCCGCGCTATCGCCCGCGCCGTCTATGAGGCCACCCCGGAACCCAACGACCTGCTGCCCTGCTGGCAGGACCTCCCGGCCTAG
- a CDS encoding electron transfer flavoprotein subunit beta/FixA family protein codes for MKVLVPVKRVIDYNVKVKVKTDGTGVDLANVKMSMNPFDEIAVEEAIRLKEAGVATEVVIVSIGEKKATDTIRNALAMGADRGILVTEDQGVDIEPLAVAKILAKVVEEEAPEVVILGKQAIDNDMNATGQMLAALLGWGQATFASEVKIDDGKAVVTREVDGGLQTIAVPLPAIVTTDLRLNEPRYASLPNIMKAKKKPLDEKTAADYGVDTSPRLSVVATEEPKGRDAGIKVGSVDELIAKLKEGGLV; via the coding sequence ATGAAGGTGCTTGTACCTGTCAAACGCGTGATCGACTACAACGTGAAGGTCAAAGTTAAGACCGATGGCACGGGTGTCGATCTTGCAAACGTGAAGATGTCGATGAACCCGTTCGACGAGATCGCGGTTGAAGAGGCCATTCGGCTGAAAGAGGCCGGCGTGGCGACTGAGGTTGTGATCGTCTCGATCGGCGAGAAGAAGGCTACGGATACGATCCGCAACGCGCTGGCGATGGGCGCGGATCGGGGCATTCTCGTGACCGAGGACCAGGGTGTAGACATCGAACCGCTGGCCGTGGCCAAGATCCTTGCGAAAGTGGTCGAGGAAGAAGCCCCCGAGGTGGTGATCCTCGGCAAGCAGGCGATCGACAACGACATGAACGCCACCGGCCAGATGCTGGCCGCGCTTCTGGGCTGGGGTCAGGCGACCTTCGCCTCTGAGGTCAAAATCGACGACGGCAAGGCCGTGGTGACGCGCGAAGTCGACGGCGGCCTGCAGACCATTGCCGTGCCGCTTCCGGCGATCGTGACCACCGATCTGCGCCTCAACGAACCGCGCTATGCCTCGCTGCCCAACATCATGAAGGCGAAGAAGAAGCCGCTCGATGAGAAAACCGCCGCCGATTATGGCGTCGACACAAGCCCGCGTCTGAGCGTGGTCGCCACCGAAGAACCCAAGGGCCGTGACGCCGGGATCAAGGTCGGTTCGGTGGACGAACTGATTGCGAAACTCAAAGAGGGAGGTCTCGTCTGA
- a CDS encoding FAD-binding protein, with protein MAVLCLAEVAGGAVALDATAKAVSASAKLGDVTVLVCGAPGDEAAKLDGVAKVLVADDAAYAHGLAENLAALIVSLAGDYSHITAPATTTGKNVLPRVAALLDVMVISDVIEVVDAETFKRPVYAGNAVQTVKSSDATKVISFRTSTFEAAGAGGSASVEAAAGAGDTGLSAFIEDKVVESDRPELTSAKIVVSGGRGVGSEENFAIIEALADKLGAAVGASRAAVDSGFAPNDMQVGQTGKVVAPELYIAAGISGAIQHLAGMKDSKVIVAINKDEEAPIFQVADFGLVADLFDAVPELTEKL; from the coding sequence ATGGCTGTTTTGTGTCTTGCAGAAGTGGCCGGCGGCGCAGTTGCGCTCGACGCCACCGCGAAAGCCGTATCCGCCTCCGCCAAGCTGGGCGACGTGACGGTTCTGGTCTGTGGCGCGCCCGGTGACGAGGCCGCCAAGCTCGACGGCGTGGCCAAGGTGCTGGTCGCCGATGACGCCGCCTATGCCCATGGGCTGGCCGAAAACCTCGCCGCGCTGATCGTGTCCCTGGCCGGCGACTACAGCCACATCACCGCACCGGCGACCACCACCGGCAAGAACGTTCTGCCGCGCGTCGCCGCACTGCTGGACGTGATGGTGATCTCGGATGTGATCGAGGTTGTGGACGCCGAGACCTTCAAACGCCCGGTCTATGCCGGCAATGCGGTGCAGACGGTCAAATCCTCGGATGCGACCAAGGTCATCTCCTTCCGCACCTCGACCTTCGAGGCGGCGGGCGCGGGCGGTTCGGCCTCTGTCGAAGCGGCGGCCGGCGCGGGCGACACCGGCCTGTCGGCCTTTATCGAAGACAAGGTGGTCGAAAGCGACCGTCCGGAACTGACCTCGGCCAAGATCGTCGTCTCCGGCGGGCGTGGCGTGGGTTCGGAAGAGAACTTCGCGATCATCGAAGCGCTCGCCGACAAGCTCGGCGCGGCCGTGGGCGCCTCGCGCGCGGCCGTTGACAGCGGCTTTGCCCCCAACGACATGCAGGTCGGCCAGACCGGCAAGGTCGTCGCCCCCGAGCTGTACATCGCCGCCGGCATCTCCGGCGCGATCCAGCACCTCGCGGGTATGAAGGACTCCAAGGTCATCGTCGCCATCAACAAGGACGAAGAGGCCCCGATCTTCCAGGTCGCAGACTTCGGCCTCGTTGCTGACCTCTTCGACGCCGTCCCGGAACTCACGGAAAAACTCTGA
- a CDS encoding efflux RND transporter periplasmic adaptor subunit, which translates to MQTKKVTALAVLAIAAAAGYLVWTVQKPETYLVQGEVEATRIDLSAMVTARVSDTPVDFGDRVETGQTVVQLDSPLVRAALANAEAAVAVAAANRDLAYATRPENIATAQAQLLAAKADVALAQKTFERISQLRDTSVVSDANLDQARNSRDAALQAQFAAEANLDLARNGASDEQKAVAVAQLKQAEAARTQAQANVDEMTVIAPINGEVTARMAEPGKLFNAGAPLISIVDVDHAWFTFNLREDLLQGLEVGAALEVRVPALGEDRDPVPAQITAINVEGSYANWRATKATGDFDLRTFSVRAEPTDPVEGLRPGMSALVDWPTAPNRGR; encoded by the coding sequence ATGCAAACGAAAAAAGTAACTGCCCTGGCCGTGCTCGCCATCGCCGCCGCGGCGGGCTATCTGGTCTGGACCGTGCAAAAACCGGAAACCTATCTGGTGCAGGGCGAAGTGGAAGCCACGCGCATTGACCTCTCCGCCATGGTCACCGCCCGGGTCAGCGACACGCCAGTCGATTTCGGCGACCGGGTCGAAACGGGACAGACTGTCGTCCAGCTCGACAGCCCGCTGGTCCGCGCCGCCCTAGCCAATGCCGAGGCGGCTGTGGCGGTCGCTGCCGCCAACCGCGATCTGGCCTATGCCACGCGCCCGGAAAACATCGCCACCGCACAGGCCCAACTCCTGGCAGCCAAGGCGGATGTCGCACTGGCACAGAAGACCTTTGAGCGGATCAGCCAGCTGCGCGACACCTCGGTGGTTTCCGACGCTAACCTTGATCAGGCCCGCAACAGTCGTGACGCGGCGCTGCAGGCGCAGTTCGCGGCAGAGGCCAATCTCGATCTGGCCCGCAACGGCGCCAGCGACGAACAGAAAGCCGTGGCCGTGGCCCAGTTGAAACAAGCCGAAGCCGCACGCACCCAAGCCCAAGCCAATGTCGATGAAATGACCGTCATCGCGCCGATCAACGGCGAAGTGACCGCGCGTATGGCAGAGCCCGGCAAGCTGTTCAACGCCGGGGCCCCGCTGATTTCCATCGTCGATGTCGATCATGCCTGGTTCACCTTCAACCTGCGCGAAGATCTGTTGCAGGGGCTGGAAGTCGGCGCGGCACTCGAGGTGCGCGTCCCCGCTCTTGGTGAAGACCGCGATCCGGTGCCCGCGCAGATCACCGCGATCAATGTCGAGGGCAGCTATGCCAACTGGCGCGCCACCAAAGCGACCGGCGATTTCGACCTGCGCACCTTTTCCGTACGCGCCGAACCGACCGACCCCGTCGAGGGGTTGCGCCCGGGGATGAGCGCATTGGTTGACTGGCCAACCGCCCCCAATCGCGGACGCTGA
- a CDS encoding iron-containing alcohol dehydrogenase, translated as MNDALTNWPRLAVPARSITGAGCRQHTALLLAGLGVAEGATVVVVHSRSARWAADLARDLRALGLLPVMWPAGGEPSLPDLEQAIAALRPKSPGAVVAIGGGSALDMGKALAALLCSDSPVRDHLEIVGKGRPLDHAPLPFVAIPTTAGTGAEATKNAVIDIPEARRKVSLRDARMIPAVAVLDPELTYGLPRQLSLSTGMDALTQLIEPFLSHKATAATDALTAAAILPTMRALIRLSQGEDAGARATMLNAAHLSGIALANAGLGAVHGFAGVIGGQTGRPHGAICAALLPEVLRVNRLACARAGQAMGKFAALDGMISEAFGSALRPAEQLLAGFNAAQGLAGLGLEKALDLDVPAVVEMAKSASSMKANPVELSSQDLTKILENCL; from the coding sequence ATGAACGACGCCTTGACGAATTGGCCACGGCTTGCCGTCCCTGCGCGCAGCATCACCGGTGCCGGGTGCCGCCAGCATACGGCTTTGCTGCTGGCTGGCTTGGGGGTTGCGGAGGGGGCAACTGTCGTGGTCGTGCACAGCCGTTCGGCGCGCTGGGCCGCGGATTTGGCTCGCGACCTGAGGGCGCTGGGGCTGTTGCCGGTGATGTGGCCTGCTGGGGGGGAACCCTCGCTGCCGGATCTGGAACAGGCCATTGCGGCGCTGCGTCCAAAATCCCCGGGGGCGGTGGTGGCTATCGGGGGTGGGTCGGCGCTGGATATGGGCAAGGCGCTTGCGGCATTGCTCTGCAGTGACAGCCCGGTGCGCGATCATCTGGAAATCGTCGGCAAGGGCCGTCCACTGGATCACGCGCCCTTGCCGTTTGTGGCCATTCCGACCACGGCGGGCACAGGGGCGGAAGCCACGAAGAACGCCGTAATCGACATCCCGGAAGCGCGCCGCAAAGTCAGCCTGCGGGATGCGCGCATGATCCCGGCGGTGGCGGTGCTCGATCCGGAACTGACCTATGGTTTGCCGCGTCAGCTAAGCCTGAGCACGGGTATGGATGCGCTGACGCAACTTATTGAACCCTTCCTATCGCACAAGGCCACTGCGGCCACGGATGCGCTGACAGCAGCGGCGATCCTGCCGACGATGCGCGCACTCATCCGTCTGAGCCAGGGCGAAGACGCCGGGGCACGGGCCACGATGCTGAATGCGGCGCATCTGAGCGGCATTGCATTGGCCAATGCGGGGCTGGGCGCGGTGCATGGCTTTGCCGGGGTGATCGGCGGTCAGACCGGCCGCCCGCATGGGGCCATCTGTGCCGCCTTGTTGCCCGAGGTGCTACGCGTCAACCGTCTGGCTTGCGCGCGGGCCGGGCAGGCTATGGGCAAATTCGCCGCGCTGGATGGCATGATCTCCGAGGCCTTCGGCAGCGCGTTGCGTCCGGCGGAGCAGCTTTTGGCGGGGTTCAATGCCGCGCAGGGGCTGGCGGGGTTGGGGCTGGAAAAGGCATTGGACTTAGATGTGCCTGCCGTCGTTGAGATGGCCAAATCGGCGTCATCGATGAAGGCCAACCCGGTGGAACTAAGCTCGCAGGATCTGACGAAAATTCTCGAAAACTGTCTCTGA
- a CDS encoding ABC transporter permease, protein MAPRHYPPGFRRIFRRELRQIADRPALAFMLIPFPLVIFLGLAMVFAAGLPRALPVAVLDQDGSTLSRQLVQMVDAASDVDVRTHVANLTEARQLLLERKAYAILMIPHDMGRDLQLGQSPEVIIFSNNQFLTVGGIAARSIGTSALTFSGGVSVRTLEARGIGPDQAMDMVTPIPVRQSPLFNPSLDYIQFLLSSILPTVLEIFICAAAVLSFSRDHHTKAGMARVMRLSDGSLNAIIGKLAPYTLSAVLILLLGDAMLYGVFGASFHGNVLLYITAGILFVITCQFLGALIALIGRDVTNALGMSALIVAPAFGYAGVSFPRFGMTTFAQLWSGIIPLTPYLEIRTDQALRGTPVEFTLPGLVWLTAQCLVYGILLWVMLRKSAARSVAATEAEQTQ, encoded by the coding sequence ATGGCACCTCGGCATTATCCACCGGGCTTTCGCCGCATCTTCCGGCGGGAGCTTCGCCAGATCGCGGACCGCCCGGCGCTGGCCTTCATGCTGATCCCTTTCCCGCTGGTGATCTTTCTCGGACTGGCCATGGTCTTTGCCGCCGGTCTGCCGCGTGCCCTGCCGGTGGCGGTGCTGGATCAGGACGGCTCCACCCTGTCACGGCAACTGGTGCAAATGGTCGACGCCGCCTCGGATGTCGACGTGCGCACCCATGTCGCCAATCTGACAGAAGCCCGCCAGCTGCTGTTGGAACGCAAAGCCTATGCCATTCTGATGATCCCACATGACATGGGCCGGGATCTGCAGCTGGGCCAGAGCCCGGAAGTCATCATTTTCTCCAACAATCAGTTTCTGACGGTGGGCGGCATCGCCGCGCGCAGCATCGGAACGTCGGCGCTGACATTTTCCGGCGGAGTATCGGTGCGCACGCTGGAAGCCCGCGGCATCGGCCCGGATCAGGCCATGGATATGGTCACCCCGATCCCGGTGCGGCAAAGCCCGCTGTTCAATCCCTCGCTCGACTATATCCAGTTCCTTCTGTCCTCGATCCTGCCGACCGTGCTGGAAATCTTCATCTGTGCAGCGGCGGTTCTGTCCTTTTCCCGCGATCACCACACGAAGGCTGGCATGGCTCGGGTGATGCGCCTGTCAGACGGGTCCTTGAACGCGATCATCGGCAAGCTGGCGCCCTATACGCTGTCCGCCGTGCTGATCCTGCTGCTGGGCGATGCAATGCTCTATGGTGTCTTTGGCGCAAGCTTCCATGGCAATGTGTTGCTCTATATCACGGCCGGAATACTCTTTGTGATCACCTGTCAGTTTCTGGGCGCCCTGATTGCCCTGATTGGCCGTGATGTCACCAATGCACTGGGGATGAGCGCCCTTATCGTGGCACCGGCCTTTGGCTATGCCGGGGTCAGTTTCCCCCGCTTCGGCATGACGACCTTTGCGCAGCTCTGGAGCGGGATCATCCCGCTGACACCCTATCTGGAAATCCGCACCGATCAGGCCCTACGCGGGACCCCCGTGGAATTCACCCTGCCCGGCCTTGTTTGGCTTACGGCGCAATGTCTGGTCTATGGCATCCTTTTGTGGGTGATGCTGCGCAAGTCTGCGGCGAGATCGGTCGCCGCGACCGAAGCGGAGCAGACCCAATGA
- a CDS encoding TetR/AcrR family transcriptional regulator, with product MTENQDSDKNRARGRPVLRTEAQTRAELLTAARAEFLESGYSGTSIGAVAQRAGVSTRTVYKVVENKDDLFRQVVQKAIDEGIESLTSPMPDPEIYGASDAAFIALARAYAELVLGLSSVRTIRAVFAEQDRFPELRESYVTSIREVADAFDRRFAELCKAAGRSDGDGQLAELLRHAIHGKQRGAVLDPGYAPDARDISDWADLCVRTLLHLPNPGEIASSDL from the coding sequence ATGACAGAAAATCAGGACAGCGACAAAAACCGGGCGCGAGGCCGTCCGGTTCTGCGGACTGAGGCCCAGACCCGTGCCGAACTGCTCACGGCGGCGCGCGCCGAGTTTCTGGAAAGCGGCTATTCGGGCACGAGCATCGGAGCGGTTGCGCAGCGTGCCGGAGTCTCGACGCGCACAGTCTATAAGGTGGTTGAAAACAAAGACGATCTGTTTCGGCAGGTCGTGCAGAAGGCGATTGACGAGGGGATTGAAAGCCTGACGAGCCCGATGCCAGATCCCGAGATTTACGGAGCGTCCGACGCGGCGTTTATCGCCTTGGCGCGGGCCTATGCCGAGCTGGTTCTGGGGCTGTCTTCGGTGCGCACCATTCGTGCTGTTTTTGCCGAACAGGACCGCTTTCCGGAGCTGCGCGAAAGCTATGTGACATCGATTCGCGAAGTGGCCGATGCCTTTGATCGCCGCTTTGCAGAGCTTTGCAAAGCGGCCGGACGATCGGACGGGGACGGGCAGCTTGCAGAGCTGTTGCGCCATGCGATCCACGGCAAACAGCGGGGGGCCGTGCTGGATCCGGGCTATGCGCCGGACGCGCGGGATATTTCCGACTGGGCGGATCTCTGTGTGCGGACCCTTTTGCATCTGCCGAATCCGGGGGAAATAGCCAGCTCAGATCTGTAA